The stretch of DNA GCGCGGCGAAGTCTGGGTCGGCCTCGCcgggcgcgacgcccgcggcctctgaaAAAAATCAAAATCTTCGAGACACGAGCCGCCGAGCGAGACCAGAAGTCGTGCAACACGCTttgtggggggggggggggggggggggggggggggggaaggggcaGTGACGCAGCCTCTTCAGAGGAGCCGCGAgaaaacatatatatacatatatttatagaTAGGGGTGGATATATGCAGACACATGGATATGTACTgggcgcatatatatatatatatatatataccgtatgacatacatatatttggAGTTACATACAacttatgtatatatatatagatttTTATGTTTTTTTGGCGGCGTGTTGGCAGACGTGTGCCCGATAGATGACTGCGTATTCATCTACGTGAGAGGCACCGGAAGTATTTACGCACATGCGCATGTGCGTGCATGGAGTGCTTCTTCCGTAGgagcctggcggcggagTGCAGAGAGGCGCATTCGCGCGTACCCGTACGCGTGCAACGTTTCTATTTCCTCGCTCCCCGCTGGCAGCGAACGACCGAGTTGAATCTCCTGTATACGAAAAAATAGATCTTTCACTACCCTTCAGAGGCGTGCGATGTTCCGTTTGCTGCCCTTTGGGTAGGAGAGTCTCTCGGGGAAGCGCTCTTTTTTTCCACGAAACTCTCTAAAAGCTGTATGTGTGTCTACGCCGAACCGATGAGGCTGGGTGCCTGAAGGCGTCACAGGGTCCGTCTGGTTTACAACCTACCGCGTCTCCCGTGCCTGCCCAGACTTCTTTCTGCTGCTCCGTCCGCGGCTTCTACGGTCGCGAATCGTCTCCTGTGCCTTTTGAAGTTAGCTTCCGGCTCTGCGGGATTTGCGGCGTGAGAAGCGCGACAGAAGAATcacgagagaaagcgaaccGAAAGGATACCGAGGGAAACGAAGGCACTCGCCGCACGCTTTTTGCATGCAAGAGTCTCACTCTCCGGAAAGCTTCCGCGACTACTACAGCCTCTCTCAGTCTACCACATGGTCTATTCAGGAAAGGCACTGAAGTACGAACTCACACCAATGGACGCAGcacatacataaatatatatacaggcAAACCTCTCCATGCGTGCACTCTCCACGGGTGCGTCTGTCAACCTCTCTATTCCGCCTGCGTATATGTGCGCATGTGTATGCTCTGCGtcgcagtctctctctctcgatatacatacatatatatgtctggAGTAAAGGCCAACGAGGTGAATCTTTCCCGGGCCGCGGACACGTTTCGGCGAGGCACagcgtgtctgcgtgtgtttcGGTGCGTTCAAAAGATTGAAAACAATGCATGAAACGCGTTCGCCTTACACGGGGTGCACGAACAGCACGGCCAACCCTTTGGAAGCCCAAATGCAATAACAGcttctgcgcggctcgcagcCATGTCCAGGCAGCAGGGACGAGACGACAGTTTCCCTGAACGATGGCTACCTTTGATTTCTTCCATAAAACCCTgaacacacacgcgcggcgactcTCCCTATCTGCTGCTTGGAGACCACATTCGCAGAGCTCGAATTCCTGATacgcgagaggggggggggggggggggggaccaGAGAGAGGGCATCACCCACACGCTGCCCCTCTCGCAGTCTAGCGGCACCGAACAGATGTTCACAAAACTGTCTCGCGCCTTTTCGAGGCCCTTCCTCCCACCCCCTCGCTGCGAAAAGAGAGCCACGCACGCGCGTGACTCTGGTTAAGAAAGCctttctgcggaggcgaagacacCGCAGGCCAAACTCAGGCcgctctgccggcggcgctgagagGTTCggaacgccgcagcagcgaggtgAAGCTCTTAGATCGGCAGCGAGATGTCTCGCTCTCCCGCGAGTTTCGCGCGAATGTAGTGATAGAGGAAGTCCAGGAGAATCAGGATGTTCAGCGCCTCAGTCACGAGATGAACGCCGCGACCCGAAGGCAGCACAGGATGAAACCAGAGGAAAGTGATCCTGCGAAGCAATACAGACACGAAAAAAAGCCTCAAAACCCAACAGAGACCTCTCAAAGCTCAGCCGCCCTTCGTCGTTCAGTCGGGCACTGCTATCCTCCACATGCTTACCTACATGTTTAtacatacatctatatacatagatTTGTGAATAGAGATGTGCATCTATAcgtagatgtatatatatatatatatctacgtaaatatatatgtatataggtAGATGGATACTGAATTTGCATGACTTAGGCCCGCATAGGCATACTGTAGGGTAACCCTAAACCGGGTGGGTCTGCGCTTAGAGAAATCGCTTTTCGaaagttttttttttttttcataAGCGCGGGCCTTACCAGTAtaggaaggcgaagacgcgtgcgaagaagaggagtgCGACGAAGGTTCCGAGGAGGTTGGTGACTTTTCGCGGGCGTTTATTGTAGAACATGAAGAGCTGGGggacgagcgcgagggcgaggacgctGTCGTTGTAGCATTCCCAGAAGGACAGCAGCgtggcgagaagcgcgcggaagCTGCCTCGACTCGCGAGGGTGGTGAGAGGCGTCGCGTACTTGGATCGGCGGAGCAGGAACATCGGACAggagagcgcgaaggcgacgaggtaGAGGAAGGCCCAGCCGTAGCGGTCGCCGCATAGGCCGCGGCAGAAGCGCTTGCCAAAGTTGTCGCGCTGACTCTCGTACGTCGAGCTGAAGTACCGGTTGATATAGAGGAAAACGCCGAGCGACACGAGCGCAGAAGAGCAGTCCACGACAAAGAACTCCATGTGCACGGCCTTGTCGTGATACAGCAGCAGGGAGATGATTAGAAGCACGTTGCTGACCTCGACCCACACCAAGGCAAACAGCGACTGGAAGGAGAGACCATACGCGTTTCGCTCGCGATGCACCTTCATCATCAGAGCCACGTACGCAAACAGCCACAGCACAGCGGTGCAGTAGTTGAGCAGGTCGTGGAAGAACGACAGGTGATACAGGATCGGCGTGTTGCCGCCGTAGTCGCCGTCCATGTCGTCCGCCATCGTACCAAGAAacgcgacgcacgcagcaAAGAGAGAATGACACACGGACTCGAAACAAATGCCGCAAGGAATGCCAGAAACGTCGCGCGGAGCGAGACTCAGGACGCGAGTAGAGAGAAGGCAACTCACGCAACCGGGAGGACGGCGGACAGAGCAGAACGCTGCCACAAGAAGAGTTTCTAGACAGAAGAAATGAAGATAATGAAAACAGAGATGGATGCTGCTTTGCAAGCAAgcgacgagggaggcagGGAAGACTACAGAGGGAGGGAGAACTCAatacgcggaagacgagagaagaaacgggGCAAGAGCTCGCAGTCTCTGTGCGCAGACAAACGGCCGTTGCGTCTACCAGAAAAGCAGACGggaggccgaggaagaagcacgaAAGTCCCTTCAAACAGAACTACAGCTCAACGCAATCCCGGGCACCTCTGACGAGTGCGCCGAAGTCCAGCCGGGTTTCGCCGCTGGGCGCTCCCCGCTTGCGACAGAAACTCCAGTTTTTCGGGTAAAAACCCAGAAAAGGGAGGAtcgccgccgcatgcaggagaTCGAGAGCCCTTCAGCTGTCCCTCCAAATGCTCACGCACAGCGACAGGAACAGAACTAGCGCAAAATCAACCGTCCAACAACAGGGCGGCACGTCGGGACGTGGCGCTCCACTCGGAAGCAGACTCTATACGGCGGCTGAGCAAAGACTGGGGAAAAAGAGTGACGGCTACGCCTCCCTCGAATTGATGAGACGTTCAAACCGCGACGGAAAAGAAGACGTTGCAGAAAGCTTTGTGTAAGTAAAGTACGTGGGCGTGGTAGGGGggtgtgcggcggcgtctggagCGAAAGGAGCATACACAAACCGAGCAAAC from Besnoitia besnoiti strain Bb-Ger1 chromosome V, whole genome shotgun sequence encodes:
- a CDS encoding hypothetical protein (encoded by transcript BESB_061900), producing MADDMDGDYGGNTPILYHLSFFHDLLNYCTAVLWLFAYVALMMKVHRERNAYGLSFQSLFALVWVEVSNVLLIISLLLYHDKAVHMEFFVVDCSSALVSLGVFLYINRYFSSTYESQRDNFGKRFCRGLCGDRYGWAFLYLVAFALSCPMFLLRRSKYATPLTTLASRGSFRALLATLLSFWECYNDSVLALALVPQLFMFYNKRPRKVTNLLGTFVALLFFARVFAFLYWITFLWFHPVLPSGRGVHLVTEALNILILLDFLYHYIRAKLAGERDISLPI